The genomic DNA TTAATATGGTTCCTCCGCGGCGATACGAATATTAAATACCTGCTCGAATACAACAACAATATATGGAACGAATGGGCGTTCAAGAAATATACAGAATCACCGGATTACAACGGCCCCGATATGACGGACTTCGGTCACCGTGCACTCGCTGACGAAAATTTTAACGAACAGTACAAAAAAGAAATGAAAGCTTTTAAAGAAAAAGTACTGACCGATGATGAGTTCAGTAAAAAGTACGGCACTCTCGGCAATGTCTACGGCAAACAGTGGCGCCACTGGGAGGGGCCGGACGGCGTAGTGATCGACCAGATTAAAAACCTGATTGACGGCATTAAAAACAGTCCGGACTCAAGACGTCACATCGTAAGCGCATGGAACCCGGCTGAAATTGAGACGATGGCGCTGCCGCCGTGTCATACGCTGTTCCAGTTTTACGTTGCCGACGGTAAGTTAAGCCTGCAGCTTTACCAGCGGAGCGGGGATATTTTCCTCGGCATACCGTTTAACATTGCGAGCTATGCGCTGCTCCTTGCACTAGTTGCACGCGAATGCGGTCTTGAAGCAGGGGAGTTTGTCCATACGATCGGTGATGCGCACATTTACTCCAACCACTTCGATGCGGTGAATACTCAGCTGGAACGTTCTAGCTACAAAGCACCGGAACTTAAAATCAACTCTGACAAATCGATGTTCGAACTGGAATATGAAGACTTTGAAATTGTAAATTACGAATCCCACCCGGCAATCAAAGCACCGATTGCAGTATAGGAGGAATTGAATGGTTTCATTAATAGTGGCACACGCAAAACAGAACGTTATCGGCTTTAAGGGCGATATGCCCTGGAGCCTGCCGGCCGATTTAAAAGGATTAAAAAAACTGACGACCGGGAATACGATAGTTATGGGGCGTAAGACATACGAAACGCTCGGACGACCGCTGCCAAACCGCAGAAACGTCGTGTTGACAACGAACAGGGGCTTTTCAGCTGACGGTGTCGATGTCATTCATTCGATCGACGACATTAAAGGCCTGCCGGGCAAAGTATTTATCTTCGGCGGCAGTACGATTTACAACCAGACCATGCACCTTGTCGATGAGATGTATATTACCGTTATCGACGAACAGTTTGCCGGCGACACATTTTTCCCGGAATATGATATTGACAGCTGGACGGTGAAAGCAGAGACCGACGGTACAGTAGACGATAAAAACCGCTATCCGCATCGTTTCCTTCACCTGACAAGAGAGCTTTAACAGATGGCAAAAAATATATGGATGATTTTATTCTTCGTGCTGCTCATAATCAATATCGCTGTCATCGTCATTATCGCTTCATTCCTTAACCAGTCGTACGAACAGACAAGTGAAAATAATCCGTCCGGTGAACCCAATGAACTGGAGTTTATTTTAACGAACAGCACGGTTGAAACACTCATCAACGACAATATACCGTACGATGAATTTACTGTTAATATAAATACA from Jeotgalicoccus saudimassiliensis includes the following:
- a CDS encoding dihydrofolate reductase, with translation MVSLIVAHAKQNVIGFKGDMPWSLPADLKGLKKLTTGNTIVMGRKTYETLGRPLPNRRNVVLTTNRGFSADGVDVIHSIDDIKGLPGKVFIFGGSTIYNQTMHLVDEMYITVIDEQFAGDTFFPEYDIDSWTVKAETDGTVDDKNRYPHRFLHLTREL
- a CDS encoding thymidylate synthase, which codes for MNLFDNAYHELMKRVMNTGTEKTDRTNTGTKSVFGHQMRFDLNRGFPLLTTKKVSFKLVATELIWFLRGDTNIKYLLEYNNNIWNEWAFKKYTESPDYNGPDMTDFGHRALADENFNEQYKKEMKAFKEKVLTDDEFSKKYGTLGNVYGKQWRHWEGPDGVVIDQIKNLIDGIKNSPDSRRHIVSAWNPAEIETMALPPCHTLFQFYVADGKLSLQLYQRSGDIFLGIPFNIASYALLLALVARECGLEAGEFVHTIGDAHIYSNHFDAVNTQLERSSYKAPELKINSDKSMFELEYEDFEIVNYESHPAIKAPIAV